A window of the Loxodonta africana isolate mLoxAfr1 chromosome 3, mLoxAfr1.hap2, whole genome shotgun sequence genome harbors these coding sequences:
- the TSHB gene encoding thyrotropin subunit beta: MTAIFVMSILFGFICGQTMSFCVPTEYTMHVERWECAYCLAINTTICAGYCMTRDINGKLFLPKYALSQNVCAYRDFVYRTVEIPGCPRHVAPYYSYPVAVSCRCGKCNTDYSDCIQEAIKTDYCTKPQKSYAVGFSV; encoded by the exons ATGACTGCTATCTTCGTGATGTCCATACTTTTTGGCTTCATATGTGGGCAAACGATGTCTTTTTGTGTTCCAACTGAGTACACAATGCACGTCGAAAGGTGGGAGTGTGCTTATTGCCTAGCTATCAACACCACAATCTGTGCTGGATATTGTATGACACGG gATATTAATGGCAAGCTGTTTCTCCCCAAGTATGCTCTGTCCCAGAACGTTTGTGCATATAGAGACTTCGTCTACAGGACTGTAGAAATACCGGGATGCCCACGCCATGTTGCTCCCTATTACTCCTACCCTGTTGCTGTAAGCTGTAGGTGTGGCAAGTGTAACACTGACTACAGTGACTGTATACAGGAGGCCATCAAGACAGACTACTGTACCAAACCTCAGAAATCTTATGCAGTGGGGTTTTCTGTCTAA